One Drechmeria coniospora strain ARSEF 6962 chromosome 01, whole genome shotgun sequence genomic region harbors:
- a CDS encoding 60S acidic ribosomal protein P0: MPKSKRAKVFNLTQVDKKTREQKDKLFQNIRDAVADYQHCFVFSVDNMRNSYLKDVRHELSDCRLFFGKTKLMAKALGQSPSEAVAPGIEDLTQYLSGTVGLILSNRPAQEIIDYFGNLAKVDFARAGVTASRKFAIPSGVVYATAGEVPVEYDVPLEHSIEPELRRLGVPTRMVKGKVVLGDESGEGEPYIVCKEGDVLDSRQTRLLKLFGVCLSEFRVKILAHWSAATNEVTEVNPEAMDGVVAE, translated from the exons ATGCCCAAGTCCAAGCGCGCCAAAGTCTTCAACCTCACCCAGGTGGACAAGAAGACGCGGGAGCAAAAAGACAAGCTCTTCCAGAACATCCGCGATGCCGTGGCCGATTACCAGCACTGCTTCGTCTTCAGCGTCGACAACATGCGCAATAGTTACCTCAAGGATGTGCGCCACGAGCTCTCCGACTGCCGCCTCTTCTTCGGCAAGACCAAGCTCATGGCCAAGGCGCTCGGTCAGAGCCCTTCGGAAGCGGTCGCTCCGGGCATCGAAGATCTGACGCAATACCTatccggcaccgtcggcctcATCCTCTCAAACCGGCCAGCACAAGAGATCATCGACTACTTTGGCAACCTGGCCAAGGTTGACTTTGCACGGGCGGGTGTCACGGCAAGCAGAAAGTTTGCCATCCCGTCCGGCGTCGTCTACGCTacggccggcgaggtgccTGTTGAGTACGATGTCCCTCTCGAGCATAGCATCGAGCCCGAGCTTCGGAGACTGGGCGTCCCGACTCGAATGGTCAAGGGAAAGGTCGTACTGGGCGACGAAAGTGGCGAGGGCGAACCGTACATTGTATGCAAGGAAGGCGATGTTCTAGACTCACGGCAGACGAGACTTCTCAAACTATTTGGAGTTTGCCTCAGCGAGTTTCGAGTCAAGATCTTGGC TCACTGGAGTGCGGCCACGAACGAGGTGACGGAAGTAAATCCTGAGGCGATGGATGGTGTTGTCGCAGAATGA
- a CDS encoding Kinetochore-associated protein NNF1 has protein sequence MPDATVDGPPAELSADGSRRRSAPGSTAESREQEHEKQPEAGDSGVGETPVSPPLPARHVPITAGPRAARLQDIYAQALRHTLSKLAAWDNFAGCYPTVAARAETVLRQVQGQMVNRMREKCEVKESPPRTIKEFENILVARNVVVKLNELESLIDDASARRKDASSSAVEPIPPHLLPPPTILSAHLSPALAPHQSLLNAKLQTTQSQNALLADHVRGQHAEIEDLLARLEAAADDVRSANRALGAVASQIAEEARDAVVGTP, from the exons ATGCCCGACGCTACCGTCGACGGGCCTCCGGCCGAGCTCTCCGCGGACGGATCCCGAAGACGAAGTGCTCCAGGAAGCACGGCAGAATCACGGGAGCAGGAGCACGAGAAGCAGCCGGAAGCAGGAGACAGTGGTGTTGGGGAGACACCAGTCTCGCCGCCTCTTCCTGCGCGGCACGTTCCCATCACGGCTGGCCCGCGCGCCGCGCGACTGCAAGATATCTATGCGCAGGCGCTTCGTCATACGCTCAGCAAACTCGCCGCCTGGGACAACTTCGCCGGCTGCTACCCAACAGTGGCGGCCCGCGCAGAAACCGTGCTCCGGCAGGTCCAGGGGCAGATGGTAAATAGGATGCGCGAAAAATGCGAGGTGAAAGAGTCCCCTCCCCGGACCATT AAGGAGTTTGAGAACATACTCGTCGCGCGGAACGTCGTTGTCAAGCTGAATGAGCTTGAGTCCCTTATCGATGATGCCTCAGCGCGACGGAAAgacgcctcctcgtcggcggtcgAACCGATACC CCCGCACCTGCTTCCCCCGCCGACCATACTCTCCGCCCACTTGTCACCAGCGCTCGCGCCGCACCAGTCGCTCCTCAACGCGAAGCTGCAAACAACACAGTCGCAAAACGCCCTGTTGGCGGATCATGTGCGAGGTCAGCACGCTGAGATCGAGGATCTGCTCGCGCGCCTCGAAGCTGCCGCCGATGATGTCCGGAGCGCGAACCGCGcgctcggtgccgtcgcctcccAGATTGCCGAGGAAGCTAGGGATGCAGTTGTGGGGACGCCCTGA
- a CDS encoding U1 small nuclear ribonucleoprotein: MTNQLPRNLLALFAPRPPLRWVPPVDQPQEKRKTKHVDGVASYIESLQDYKNNDTFVSTESWLEARDRKKEEKTTAAKQLLEEGPKKFHPEEDPNIRGDALSTMVVARLSYEADERDLERHFGRFGPIARIRIITDTHAHEKPGKKKKPHRGYAFIVFERESDMQVNVLSVMWPSSLPRLRVAHDTAWALKLAFATSAILQIFIIVVRSCDGDRIKGKAIKTDVERGRTVVGWKPRRLGGGLGGRGYSRIVPSRPMGPRGFGGDGFRGDGFRGGFRGFDGGRGRGGGRGGRGGFRGDFGGPRGDRSGYGPPMGAPSGPGSDRRTNDRAFSGSGPDGRGPRYDDRPGGFRGGDGGRYGDRDGGRRTGSNMEPIGSRRDGGGGGGGGGGGYRDRGPDRDRERDGHRDRDRDRDRDRDRDRDRGWDRRDYDRPRDDDRKRPFEGGSHDDSRKMPRY, from the exons ATGACAAACCAACTCCCTCGAAACCTGCTCGCCCTCTTCGCACCGCGCCCTCCCCTTCGCTGGGTTCCCCCGGTCGATCAACCGCAAGAGAAGCGCAAGACGAAGCATGTTGACGGCGTGGCATCGTACATTGAATCTCTCCAGGACTACAAGAATAACGACACGTTCGTCTCGACCGAGAGCTGGCTCGAAGCTCGCGATCgcaagaaggaggagaagacgACTGCTGCCAAGCAATTGCTCGAGGAGGGCCCCAAGAAAT TCCACCCCGAAGAGGATCCCAACATCCGCGGTGATGCGCTATCGACCATGGTCGTTGCGCGGCTGAGTTACGAGGCTGATGAGCGCGACCTCGAAAGACACTTCGGCCGTTTTGGTCCCATCGCTCGC ATTCGCATCATCACCGACACCCACGCTCATGAGAAGCCGGGCAAGAAAAAGAAACCCCACAGGGGCTATGCATTCATCGTGTTTGAGCGGGAGTCTGATATGCAAG TCAATGTGCTTTCGGTGATGTGGCCCTCAAGCTTGCCAAGGCTGAGAGTTGCCCACGATACCGCATGGGCCCTCAAGCTTGCCTTTGCGACCTCTGCTATTCTGCAAATTTTCATCATTGTTG TCAGATCGTGCGATGGGGATCGCATCAAAGGTAAAGCCATCAAGACTGACGTCGAACGGGGTCGGACCGTTGTAGGCTGGAAGCCTCGAAGGCTGGGCGGCGGCTTGGGTGGTCGAGGCTACTCCAGGATTGTTCCTTCGCGTCCCATGGGTCCTCGCGGGTTTGGAGGCGACGGCTTTAGAGGCGACGGCTTCCGAGGAGGCTTCCGAGGCtttgacggcggccgtggtcgcggcggcggccgtggtgggCGCGGTGGCTTCAGAGGTGATTTTGGTGGCCCTAGGGGCGACCGCAGTGGATACGGCCCTCCGATGGGTGCACCGTCAGGCCCAGGCTCGGATAGACGCACCAACGATCGAGCCTTCTCTGGTTCCGGCCCCGATGGCCGTGGGCCGCGCTACGATGACCGACCAGGTGGTTTCcgaggaggcgatggcggccgatACGGTGATCGTGACGGCGGTCGACGCACAGGCAGCAACATGGAACCCATTGGCagccgccgcgacggcggcggcggcggcggcggcggcggcggtgggtATCGTGATAGAGGCCCCGATCGCGATCGCGAGAGGGATGGGCACCGGGACAGGGACAGGGACAGGGACAGGGACAGGGACCGTGATAGGGACCGAGGCTGGGACCGTCGGGATTATGATCGGCCGCGAGACGATGACAGAAAACGACCCTTCGAGGGAGGGAGTCACGACGACTCACGGAAAATGCCTCGTTATTGA
- a CDS encoding mitochondrial 54S ribosomal protein L51, producing the protein MTVKALRAIAQGQNGLGAFILQCKKLDLHYCDWAGSSKGMNGFIKSLLPKFAAANPQVEFAVSPRPGKHPVIIGHYINGRTKPICVRNLSPYEVLQKLELLRDASGEKLKKTNKAVTSTRPSVRGIWSPYHGKGLVV; encoded by the exons ATGACAGTCAAGGCATTGCGAGCCATCGCACAGGGCCAA aacggcctcggcgccttcATCTTGCAATGCAAGAAGTTGGACCTTCATTACTGCGACTGGGCTGGTAGCTCCAAAGGCATGAA CGGCTTCATCAAGTCTCTCCTTCCCAaattcgccgccgccaaccccCAAGTCGAGTTCGCCGTCTCTCCCCGACCGGGAAAACACCCTGTCATCATAGGGCACTACATCAACGGCCGGACAAAGCCCATATGCGTACGAAATCTGTCgccgtacgaagtactgcAAAAATTGGAGCTGCTCCGGGATGCCAGTGGAGAGAAACTGAAGAAGACGAACAAGGCGGTAACGAGCACGAGACCCAGCGTACGAGGCATATGGTCCCCTTATCACGGCAAGGGCCTGGTTGTGTAA
- a CDS encoding NTF2 and RRM domain-containing protein — protein sequence MATNGNFAHQEQYKSPADQYPSAPASADGTPNAAGNSNLSKDEVGWYFVEQYYTTLSKSPEKLHLFYGKRSQFVYGLEAEVANVSVGRQAIQERIKQLDFQDCKVRVSNVDSQATYDNIVIQVIGETSNKAAEPKKFVQTFVLAQQPSGYFVLNDILRYIDEEGDEDSADAVADAPVADEPVTMIPAAPAAASAEEVPAQKEAQKKVTGKLDADAVDQKLQEASKMEAAGINGHKVAEEKPSEGAPSVDVDATAQELADEDAKEPEKPQDPTPTPVLKPEPAAEPAAAPSEPAAPPKPMTWASRAAAAAGPRPVVPLPKTATPPALSQSRAPAPAPAPTPAAAGAPVPTATSQISAPAPAAETSAKESSGWQTAGADSKRQNRPQSISGNVPEKEGTMGYVKYVTEKVQDADLRGALAAHGELTYFDINRSKNCAFVEYKTVEGYQAAVSANPHTVNGENIIVEPRRPKSTAYGGSNYGSVRGNASGRGRGGFDGNRNGGQGNSRGNFSGQNRGRGGAPRGRGGSQVNNA from the exons ATGGCGACCAACGGCAACTTCGCTCATCAGGAGCAGTACAAGAGCCCTGCCGACCAGTATCCTTCCGCCCCCGCCTCCGCCGATGGCACCCCCAACGCTGCGGGAAACAGTAACCTCTCCAAGGATGAGGTTGGCTGGTACTTTGTCGAGCAGTACTACACCACCCTGAGCAAGTCCCCAGAGAAGCTCCAC CTCTTCTACGGCAAGCGTTCGCAGTTTGTTtacggcctcgaggccgaggttgCCAACGTGTCGGTTGGCCGTCAG GCCATCCAAGAGCGCATCAAGCAGCTCGACTTCCAGGACTGCAAGGTTCGCGTTTCCAACGTCGATTCCCAGGCCACCTATGACAACATCGTCATCCAAGTCATTGGTGAGACGTCCAACAAAGCGGCCGAGCCCAAGAAGTTCGTCCAGACGTTCGTTCTCGCCCAGCAGCCCTCGGGCTACTTTGTACTCAACGACATTCTGAGATacatcgacgaggagggtgacgaggactcggccgacgcggtTGCCGATgctcccgtcgccgacgagcctgTCACCATGATTCCCGCcgcccctgccgccgcttcggccgaggaggtgcCCGCCCAGAAGGAGGCCCAGAAGAAGGTGACCGGCAAGCTAGATGCCGACGCTGTGGACCAGAAACTTCAGGAAGCCAGCAAGATGGAAGCGGCCGGCATCAACGGACACAAGGTGGCGGAGGAGAAGCCTTCCGAGGGCGCCCCGTCCGTCGACGTGGACGCCACTGCCCAAGAACTCGCCGATGAGGACGCCAAAGAACCCGAGAAGCCTCAGgacccgacgccgacgccggtccTGAAGCCGGAGCCTGCTGCCGAGCCTGCCGCTGCTCCCTCCGAGCCTGCTGCGCCCCCTAAGCCTATGACGTGGGCTagccgagccgccgccgccgccggtcctCGACCAGTCGTCCCTCTGCCAAAGACTGCCACCCCACCGGCCCTGAGCCAAAGTCgggccccggccccggccccggccccgacccctgccgccgcgggAGCTCCGGTTCCTACTGCCACGTCGCAGATCAGCGCCCcagcccccgccgccgaaaCGTCGGCCAAGGAGTCGTCCGGATGGCagacggccggcgccgattCGAAACGTCAGAACCGGCCGCAGTCCATCTCGGGTAACGTCCCCGAGAAGGAGGGTACGATGGGATACGTCAAGTACGTGACGGAAAAGGTCCAGGATGCAGATCTCCGcggtgccctcgccgcccatggcGAACTCACCTACTTCGACATCAACCGCTCGAAG AACTGCGCCTTCGTCGAGTACAAGACCGTGGAGGGTTACCAGGCAGCCGTCTCGGCCAATCCTCACACGGTCAATGGCGAGAACATCATTGTTGAGCCTCGGCGCCCCAAATCCACCGCCTATGGCGGCAGCAACTACGGATCTGTTCGAGGCAATGCCTCGGGCCGCGGACGGGGCGGTTTCGACGGCAACCGCAACGGTGGGCAGGGCAACTCGCGCGGCAACTTCTCCGGTCAGAACcgcggccgtggcggtgCGCCTCGTGGTCGCGGAGGCTCACAGGTCAACAATGCCTAG
- a CDS encoding putative TPI1-triose-phosphate isomerase — MARKFFVGGNFKMNGSIASIKEIVDNLNKAQLDADVEVVVAPPALYLHLVRDTLRSTIEVASQNVYDKPNGAFTGEISVSQLKDSNIKWTILGHSERRTILKETDELVASKTKYATENGLGVIWCCGESLEEREAGKTIQVVSRQLEALKAQVSDWSKIVIAYEPIWAIGTGKVATTEQAQEVHKAIREWLRCVSDKVAAETRILYGGSVSEKNCGELSKQPDIDGFLVGGASLKPAFVDIINCRK, encoded by the exons ATGGCGCGCAAGTTCTTTGTTGGCGGCAACTTCAAGAT GAACGGCTCGATTGCGTCCATCAAGGAGATTGTCGATAACCTGAACAAGGCTCagctcgatgccgacgttG AGGTTGTCGTCGCCCCTCCGGCCCTGTACCTCCACCTCGTTCGCGACACTCTTCGTTCAACCATCGAGGTGGCTTCCCAAAACGTCTACGACAAGCCCAATGGTGCCTTCACCGGCGAGATCTCTGTCTCCCAGCTCAAAGACAGCAACATTAAATGGACTATTCTCGGCCACTCGGAGCGACGCACCATCCTcaaggagacggacgagTTGGTCGCTTCCAAGACCAAGTACGCTACCGAAAATGGGCTCGGCGTTATCTGGTGCTGCGGCGAGAGCCTCGAGGAGCGCGAGGCCGGCAAGACCATCCAAGTTGTCAGCCGCCAGCTCGAAGCTCTCAAGGCCCAGGTCTCGGACTGGAGCAAAATCGTGATCGCTTACGAACCCATCTGGgccatcggcaccggcaaggTTGCCACCACAGAACAAGCCCAGGAGGTCCACAAGGCCATCCGAGAGTGGCTACGGTGTGTGAGCGAcaaggtcgccgccgagaccCGAATCTTGTACGGTGGCAGCGTCAGCGAGAAGAACTGCGGCGAGCTTAGCAAGCAGCCTGATatcgacggcttcctcgtcggcggtgctTCCCTCAAGCCTGCCT TTGTCGACATCATCAACTGCAGGAAGTAG